A section of the Streptomyces sp. SLBN-118 genome encodes:
- the lnt gene encoding apolipoprotein N-acyltransferase yields MRIPVGRPGWARARQFAVSSRGRAVAAVAAGALPALAFPEPSLWWFAYVSLVPWMLLVRGAPTGRRAAVEGWLGGIGFMIAVHHWLIPSLHVFIVLIAALLGLLWAPWGWLVWSLLSGRRRRARAASAVAVVPSGWLMIELVRSWEGLGGPWGLLGASQWQVSPALRLASVGGVWLVSLLVVAVNTAVTVLIAVPRARTAAVGGGVLCALTTTAVWIWLPQPEPSGHARVAVVQPGVVDGVDSVERRFARSEELTRQLAGQDIDLVVWGESSVGADLRERPDLAARTAVLSRTVGAELLVNVDARSEDADGRAGIFKSSVLVGPQGPTGDRYDKMRLVPFGEYIPARGLLGWATSVGRAAGEDRLRGGRPVVMVLPGEGRGGLRLGPLVCFESAFPDMSRTLTRDGAQLLIAQSSTSSFQGSWAPEQHASLAALRAAESGRPMVHATLTGVSAVYGPDGSRVGRLLGTDSSTAAVYDVPLARGTTPFVRFGDWPLYGALAVLAALCAAEGVRSLRRPAPEPAAPPVHTAHESEARPGR; encoded by the coding sequence ATGCGGATTCCGGTCGGCCGGCCCGGCTGGGCTCGCGCGCGGCAGTTCGCTGTGTCGTCGCGCGGGCGTGCCGTCGCCGCGGTGGCCGCCGGTGCGCTGCCCGCGCTGGCCTTTCCCGAACCCTCGCTGTGGTGGTTCGCGTATGTCTCGCTGGTGCCGTGGATGCTGCTGGTCCGGGGCGCGCCGACGGGCCGTCGGGCGGCGGTCGAGGGCTGGCTGGGCGGCATCGGCTTCATGATCGCCGTGCATCACTGGCTGATCCCGAGCCTGCATGTCTTCATCGTGCTGATCGCGGCGCTGCTCGGGCTGCTCTGGGCGCCCTGGGGGTGGCTGGTGTGGTCGCTGCTCTCCGGCAGGCGGAGGCGTGCGCGGGCTGCCTCGGCTGTGGCGGTGGTGCCTTCGGGCTGGCTGATGATCGAACTGGTCCGCTCGTGGGAGGGGTTGGGCGGACCCTGGGGGTTGCTGGGGGCGAGCCAGTGGCAGGTCTCCCCCGCTCTGCGGCTGGCGTCAGTGGGTGGCGTCTGGCTGGTGAGCCTGCTCGTGGTGGCGGTGAACACCGCCGTGACGGTGCTGATCGCGGTGCCTCGCGCCCGGACTGCCGCGGTGGGCGGCGGGGTCCTGTGTGCGCTCACCACGACCGCGGTGTGGATCTGGCTGCCGCAGCCGGAGCCGTCGGGGCATGCCCGTGTCGCGGTCGTGCAGCCGGGCGTCGTCGACGGTGTCGACAGCGTGGAGCGGCGCTTCGCACGCAGTGAGGAGCTGACCCGCCAACTGGCCGGACAGGACATCGATCTGGTGGTCTGGGGTGAGAGCAGCGTCGGCGCGGATCTGCGTGAACGCCCCGATCTGGCGGCCCGTACGGCGGTGCTCTCGCGCACTGTCGGCGCGGAGCTCCTGGTCAATGTGGACGCCCGGAGCGAGGACGCCGACGGCCGGGCGGGGATCTTCAAGAGCTCGGTCCTGGTGGGCCCGCAGGGTCCGACCGGGGACCGCTACGACAAGATGCGGCTTGTCCCCTTCGGTGAGTACATACCGGCGCGCGGGCTGCTCGGCTGGGCGACCTCGGTGGGCAGGGCTGCTGGCGAGGACCGGCTGCGCGGCGGCCGCCCTGTGGTGATGGTGCTGCCCGGCGAGGGCAGGGGCGGACTGCGTCTGGGGCCGCTGGTCTGCTTCGAGTCGGCGTTCCCCGACATGAGCAGGACGCTGACCCGGGACGGCGCGCAGCTGCTGATCGCGCAGTCGTCGACCTCGTCGTTCCAGGGCAGTTGGGCGCCCGAGCAGCATGCCTCGCTGGCGGCCCTGCGGGCTGCCGAGAGCGGCCGGCCGATGGTGCACGCCACCCTCACCGGCGTCAGCGCGGTGTACGGACCCGACGGCAGCCGGGTCGGCCGCCTGCTCGGTACGGACAGCAGCACCGCCGCCGTCTACGACGTCCCGCTGGCCCGCGGCACCACCCCGTTCGTGAGGTTCGGCGACTGGCCGCTCTACGGAGCGCTGGCGGTCCTCGCCGCGCTCTGTGCCGCCGAGGGTGTGCGCTCGCTCAGGAGGCCTGCTCCAGAGCCCGCAGCACCACCTGTTCACACAGCTCATGAGTCCGAAGCGCGTCCTGGGCGCTGA
- a CDS encoding flavin reductase family protein — protein MRIDYDPAQCDAEAFYRLLTATVVPRPIAWVSTTSADGTDNLAPHSFFTISCVAPPVVQFTSVGRKDSLRNVEDTGDFVVNFAPEPLFEQINATATDFPRGTSEFDAVGIARETSLRVKPPRVAASPVALECELHSTVRLGDSTVVFGRVVHAAVSRDVMASGHPEVTKLAPLTRLGKDEWATLGGVREISRVPYAEWQDGADGLGR, from the coding sequence ATGCGCATCGACTACGACCCGGCCCAGTGCGACGCCGAGGCCTTCTACCGGTTGCTGACAGCCACCGTTGTCCCGAGGCCCATCGCCTGGGTCTCCACCACATCGGCCGACGGCACGGACAATCTCGCCCCGCACTCCTTCTTCACGATCTCGTGCGTGGCTCCACCCGTTGTGCAGTTCACCTCGGTCGGCCGCAAGGACTCGCTGCGCAATGTCGAGGACACCGGGGACTTCGTGGTCAACTTCGCGCCCGAGCCGCTCTTCGAGCAGATCAACGCCACCGCCACCGACTTTCCACGTGGCACCAGCGAGTTCGACGCGGTGGGCATCGCCCGCGAGACGAGTCTGCGCGTGAAGCCTCCACGGGTCGCGGCCTCCCCGGTGGCTCTGGAATGCGAACTGCACAGCACCGTACGGCTCGGCGACTCGACGGTCGTCTTCGGCCGCGTCGTCCATGCCGCGGTCAGCCGTGACGTCATGGCGAGCGGGCACCCCGAGGTGACGAAGCTGGCGCCGCTCACCCGGCTGGGCAAGGACGAATGGGCCACGCTCGGAGGCGTACGCGAGATCTCCCGTGTCCCGTACGCCGAGTGGCAGGACGGCGCCGACGGCCTGGGCCGCTGA
- a CDS encoding spermidine synthase has protein sequence MSEQLPVIRQVESGTARLMPDIDRDRAWLLTVDGAPQSYVDLDAPTHLEFEYARRLGHVVDCAADEGAPLDVLHLGGGALTLPRYVAATRPGSRQDVVEADRGLLTLVAERLPLPAGSGIEVHGTDARAWVEAAPADCVDMLIGDVFGGSRVPAHLTSVEYARAAERVLRPDGIYAANLADGAPFAFLRSQLATFATVFAELALIAEPSVLRGRRFGNALLLASQGPIDTAPLARRISADAFPARLEHGASLTRLIGDASVVRDADAVASPEPPDGAFSIG, from the coding sequence GTGAGCGAGCAGCTACCCGTCATCCGCCAGGTCGAGAGCGGCACCGCCAGGCTGATGCCCGACATCGACCGGGACCGAGCCTGGTTGCTGACGGTGGACGGCGCGCCCCAGTCGTATGTCGACCTGGATGCGCCCACCCATCTGGAGTTCGAGTACGCGCGGCGTCTCGGCCATGTCGTCGACTGCGCCGCGGACGAGGGCGCGCCGCTCGATGTGCTGCATCTGGGCGGCGGGGCGCTGACCCTGCCGCGCTACGTGGCCGCGACGAGGCCGGGCTCGCGCCAGGACGTCGTGGAGGCTGACCGCGGGCTGCTGACCCTCGTGGCCGAGCGACTGCCGTTGCCCGCGGGCTCGGGCATCGAGGTGCACGGCACCGATGCCCGGGCCTGGGTGGAGGCGGCTCCCGCGGACTGTGTCGACATGCTGATCGGCGATGTCTTCGGCGGCTCGCGGGTACCTGCCCATCTCACGTCGGTCGAGTACGCGCGCGCCGCCGAACGCGTCCTGCGGCCGGACGGAATATACGCCGCCAACCTCGCCGACGGCGCACCCTTCGCCTTCCTCCGCTCCCAACTCGCCACATTCGCCACGGTGTTCGCTGAGCTCGCGCTGATCGCGGAACCGTCCGTACTGCGCGGTCGGCGCTTCGGCAACGCGCTGCTGCTCGCCTCGCAGGGCCCCATCGACACGGCGCCCCTCGCCCGCCGCATCTCCGCCGACGCCTTCCCGGCACGGCTGGAGCACGGCGCGTCGCTGACCCGGCTCATCGGGGACGCGAGTGTCGTACGGGACGCGGACGCGGTGGCGTCGCCCGAGCCGCCCGACGGTGCTTTCAGCATCGGCTGA
- a CDS encoding patatin-like phospholipase family protein produces the protein MTDTAVVLGAGGITGVGWEIGILHGLAASGVDLSTADLLVGSSAGAVVAAQVASGRLGIAELYERQLASPEGESAARFGLSLTLTYARAILTSRTPEEYGRKLGRLALAGTVGVASRREVIAGRLLSHAWPERRLLVTAVDALTGALKTYDKDSGVPLVDAVAASCAVPGVWPPVTIEGRTWIDGGVHTTANAHLAAGYQRVVVLAPIAYGTKAMASPRAQAAQLAAAGARVAVITPDATARKAFGRGRLDPALRAPAARAGLAQAAAHVKAVAAVWAQ, from the coding sequence ATGACGGACACGGCAGTTGTACTCGGCGCCGGCGGAATCACCGGTGTGGGCTGGGAGATCGGCATCCTCCACGGACTCGCCGCCTCGGGCGTGGATCTGAGCACCGCCGACCTCCTCGTCGGCAGCTCCGCGGGCGCGGTCGTCGCCGCCCAGGTCGCATCCGGCAGGCTGGGCATCGCCGAGCTGTACGAGCGCCAGCTCGCCTCACCCGAGGGTGAGAGCGCGGCCCGGTTCGGTCTTTCGCTGACGCTGACGTACGCACGGGCGATCCTCACGTCCCGTACACCCGAGGAGTACGGACGCAAGCTCGGCAGGCTTGCGCTTGCCGGCACCGTCGGCGTGGCGTCCCGCCGCGAGGTGATCGCCGGGCGGCTCCTCTCGCACGCATGGCCCGAGCGGCGCCTGCTCGTCACCGCCGTTGACGCGCTCACGGGCGCGTTGAAGACCTACGACAAGGACAGCGGCGTACCGCTGGTGGACGCGGTCGCGGCCAGCTGCGCGGTCCCGGGCGTCTGGCCGCCGGTCACCATCGAAGGCCGCACATGGATCGACGGGGGAGTGCACACGACGGCCAACGCCCACCTCGCCGCCGGATACCAGCGGGTGGTCGTCCTCGCGCCCATCGCCTACGGCACCAAGGCGATGGCCTCGCCCCGGGCCCAGGCCGCACAGCTCGCCGCCGCCGGCGCCCGCGTCGCGGTCATCACCCCCGACGCCACCGCCAGGAAGGCGTTCGGCCGCGGCCGGCTGGACCCGGCGCTACGTGCTCCCGCGGCCCGTGCCGGGCTGGCCCAGGCCGCCGCGCACGTCAAGGCCGTCGCCGCGGTGTGGGCACAATGA
- a CDS encoding Gfo/Idh/MocA family protein, producing MKVGCIGLGDIAQKAYLPVLTTLPGVELHLQTRTPATLARIAAAHHIPAERCHTDLGSLLAQGMDAAFVHAPTAVHTEIVTRLLEAGVATYVDKPLAYELAESERLVTLGEERETSLAVGFNRRLAPGYAQCLEHPRELILMQKNRVGLAEDPRTLVLDDFIHVVDTLRFLAPGPVDRTDVRARIVDGLMHHVVLLLSGDGFTAIGTMNRMSGSTEEILEVSGQDTKREVRNLADVVDHKGQPSVRRRGDWVPVARQRGIEQSVLAFIDAVRAGKFLSAQDALRTHELCEQVVLRALEQAS from the coding sequence GTGAAGGTCGGCTGCATCGGGCTCGGCGACATCGCGCAGAAGGCCTATCTGCCCGTGCTCACCACCCTCCCCGGGGTCGAACTGCATCTGCAGACCCGGACCCCCGCCACCCTCGCGCGGATCGCAGCGGCCCACCACATCCCCGCCGAGCGCTGCCACACCGACCTCGGTTCGCTGCTCGCCCAGGGCATGGACGCCGCCTTCGTCCACGCACCGACCGCCGTGCACACCGAGATCGTGACGAGGCTGCTGGAAGCGGGTGTGGCGACGTATGTCGACAAGCCGCTCGCATACGAACTGGCCGAGTCCGAGCGGCTGGTGACCCTCGGTGAAGAGCGTGAAACCAGTCTGGCCGTCGGGTTCAACCGCCGTCTTGCGCCCGGCTACGCCCAGTGCCTGGAGCACCCGCGCGAGCTGATCCTGATGCAGAAGAACCGCGTCGGTCTCGCCGAGGATCCTCGCACCCTCGTTCTCGACGACTTCATCCATGTCGTCGACACCCTGCGCTTCCTGGCACCCGGACCGGTCGACCGCACCGATGTACGGGCCCGGATCGTCGACGGGCTGATGCACCATGTCGTACTGCTGCTGTCCGGCGACGGGTTCACCGCCATCGGGACGATGAACCGCATGAGCGGCTCCACCGAGGAGATCCTCGAGGTGTCGGGCCAGGACACCAAGCGCGAGGTCCGCAATCTCGCGGACGTCGTCGACCACAAGGGGCAGCCGAGCGTACGACGGCGGGGCGACTGGGTGCCGGTGGCCCGCCAGCGCGGTATCGAGCAGTCCGTGCTGGCCTTCATCGACGCCGTACGCGCCGGGAAGTTCCTCAGCGCCCAGGACGCGCTTCGGACTCATGAGCTGTGTGAACAGGTGGTGCTGCGGGCTCTGGAGCAGGCCTCCTGA
- a CDS encoding nuclear transport factor 2 family protein, translating to MTQRVDLATVMDRLAIDELITSYAVAVDDSDWHAYRALFAREGRADYRSSGGIEGPAAEVADWMAEAMRLFPVRQHLIVNRRLHIQDLGGYPGDRAEVQADYVNPMRLESGDDFVSGGRYTFGLLRTDAGWRLHTVVIHEKWRRAPEALGGA from the coding sequence ATGACGCAGCGCGTGGATCTCGCGACGGTGATGGACCGGCTGGCCATCGACGAACTGATCACCAGTTATGCGGTGGCGGTGGACGATTCCGACTGGCACGCCTACCGGGCGCTGTTCGCCCGCGAAGGGCGCGCGGACTACCGCAGCTCGGGCGGCATCGAGGGGCCGGCCGCCGAAGTCGCCGACTGGATGGCGGAGGCGATGCGTCTGTTCCCGGTACGCCAGCATCTCATCGTCAACCGGCGGCTGCACATTCAGGACCTGGGCGGCTACCCGGGCGACCGTGCCGAGGTGCAGGCCGACTATGTGAACCCGATGCGTCTGGAGTCGGGGGACGACTTCGTCTCCGGCGGGCGTTACACCTTCGGCCTGCTGCGTACGGACGCCGGCTGGCGGCTGCACACGGTGGTGATCCACGAGAAGTGGCGGCGTGCTCCGGAAGCGCTTGGCGGCGCCTGA
- a CDS encoding methyltransferase, which produces MNRLTTSWGGFELARFPEDPRDPLRAWDAADEYLLRQLKGIDDAPSTDLNGTLVVVGDRWGALATSLAAHRPVQITDSFLGQEATRANLARNGIEVDSVRLQSVRDLPPERIDALLIRVPKSLALLEDQLHRLAPAVHADTVVVGAGMVSEIHTSTLKLFERILGPTRTSLAVKKARLIFCTPDHRLARTPSPWPLRYALPADVGVLAGRTVTNHAGIFCAERLDIGTRFFLRSLPELHGPQRVVDLGCGNGVVGTAAALANPAASLTFVDESFSAVASAEATYRENVPSDAKAEFLVGDGLSGVPDASVDLVLNNPPFHSHRATTDTAARRMFGGARRALRPGGELWVVGNRHLGYHVRLRRLFGNCEVVSSDPKFVVLRAVSR; this is translated from the coding sequence ATGAACCGTTTGACCACGTCATGGGGCGGCTTCGAGCTCGCCCGCTTCCCCGAGGACCCCCGCGACCCCCTCCGCGCCTGGGACGCCGCCGACGAGTACCTCCTGCGCCAGCTCAAGGGAATCGACGACGCCCCTTCCACGGACCTGAACGGCACGCTGGTCGTCGTCGGGGACCGCTGGGGTGCCCTCGCCACCTCGCTCGCGGCCCACCGGCCCGTACAGATCACGGACTCCTTCCTCGGCCAGGAGGCAACCCGGGCGAATCTGGCCCGCAACGGCATCGAGGTGGACTCGGTACGCCTCCAGTCGGTCAGGGACCTGCCGCCGGAGCGGATCGACGCACTGCTGATCCGGGTGCCCAAGAGCCTCGCCCTGCTGGAGGACCAGCTGCACCGCCTTGCGCCCGCTGTGCACGCGGACACGGTCGTCGTGGGCGCCGGGATGGTCAGCGAGATCCACACGTCGACGCTGAAGCTGTTCGAGCGGATCCTCGGTCCGACCAGGACCTCGCTCGCGGTGAAGAAGGCGCGGCTCATTTTCTGTACGCCCGACCACAGACTGGCCCGTACCCCGAGCCCCTGGCCGCTGCGCTATGCGCTGCCCGCCGATGTGGGCGTCCTCGCGGGCCGGACCGTCACCAATCACGCGGGCATCTTCTGCGCCGAGCGCCTCGACATCGGCACCCGGTTCTTTCTGCGGAGCCTGCCGGAGCTGCACGGTCCTCAGCGGGTCGTCGATCTGGGCTGCGGCAACGGCGTGGTCGGCACGGCGGCCGCGCTGGCCAATCCGGCGGCTTCGCTCACCTTTGTCGACGAGTCGTTCTCGGCGGTCGCCTCGGCCGAGGCGACGTACCGCGAGAACGTCCCGTCGGACGCGAAGGCGGAGTTCCTGGTCGGCGACGGTCTGTCAGGTGTGCCGGACGCGTCCGTCGATCTGGTGCTGAACAATCCACCGTTCCACTCGCACCGGGCGACGACGGACACGGCCGCCCGCCGGATGTTCGGCGGGGCGCGCCGTGCCCTGCGGCCCGGCGGCGAGCTCTGGGTCGTTGGAAACCGCCACCTCGGCTATCACGTGAGGCTGCGCCGTCTCTTCGGGAACTGCGAAGTCGTCTCCAGTGACCCGAAGTTCGTGGTGCTGCGGGCCGTCAGCCGGTAG
- the tuf gene encoding elongation factor Tu, producing MSKTAYVRTKPHLNIGTMGHVDHGKTTLTAAITKVLSERGTGTFVPFDRIDRAPEEAQRGITINIAHVEYETDTRHYAHVDMPGHADYVKNMVTGAAQLDGAILVVSALDGVMPQTAEHVLLARQVGVDHIVVALNKADAGDDELTDLVELEVRELLTAHGYGGDAAPVVRVSGLRALEGDPRWTAAVDALLDAVDTYVPMPVRYTDAPFLLPVENVLTITGRGTVVTGAVERGTVRVGDRVQVLGADTETVVTGLETFGKPMESAEAGDNVALLLRGMARDAVRRGHVVAAPGSVVPSRRFTAQVYVLSAREGGRTTPVSTGYRPQFYIRTADVVGDIDLGAAAVARPGDTVMMTVELGRDIPLEPGLGFAIREGGRTVGAGTVTELA from the coding sequence ATGTCCAAGACGGCATACGTGCGCACCAAGCCGCACCTCAACATCGGCACCATGGGCCACGTCGACCACGGCAAGACCACACTCACCGCCGCCATCACCAAGGTCCTCAGCGAGCGCGGGACCGGCACCTTCGTGCCGTTCGACCGGATCGACCGGGCGCCCGAAGAGGCCCAGCGCGGCATCACCATCAACATCGCGCACGTCGAGTACGAGACCGACACCAGGCACTACGCGCACGTGGACATGCCGGGCCATGCCGACTACGTCAAGAACATGGTCACCGGAGCCGCGCAACTGGACGGGGCGATCCTTGTCGTCTCGGCGCTCGACGGGGTCATGCCGCAGACCGCGGAGCACGTCCTGCTCGCCCGTCAGGTGGGCGTCGACCACATCGTCGTCGCCCTCAACAAGGCGGACGCGGGCGACGACGAGCTCACCGACCTGGTGGAGCTGGAGGTCCGCGAGCTGCTGACGGCCCATGGGTACGGCGGCGACGCGGCGCCGGTGGTACGGGTCTCCGGACTCAGGGCGCTGGAGGGCGACCCACGCTGGACGGCCGCCGTCGACGCGCTGCTCGACGCCGTCGACACCTATGTGCCGATGCCCGTCAGGTACACGGACGCGCCGTTCCTGCTCCCGGTGGAGAACGTACTCACCATCACCGGGCGCGGCACGGTCGTCACCGGCGCCGTCGAGCGGGGCACGGTCCGCGTCGGCGACCGTGTCCAGGTTCTCGGCGCCGACACCGAGACGGTCGTCACGGGTCTGGAGACCTTCGGCAAGCCGATGGAGTCCGCGGAGGCCGGTGACAACGTCGCCCTGCTGCTGCGCGGCATGGCGCGCGACGCTGTCCGCCGCGGCCATGTGGTGGCGGCGCCCGGCAGCGTCGTGCCGAGCCGGCGCTTCACCGCGCAGGTGTACGTTCTGTCCGCCCGCGAGGGCGGCCGTACGACACCGGTCTCCACCGGCTACCGCCCGCAGTTCTACATCCGGACGGCAGACGTCGTCGGCGACATCGACCTCGGCGCCGCGGCGGTCGCCCGGCCCGGCGACACGGTCATGATGACCGTCGAACTGGGCCGTGACATCCCTCTGGAGCCGGGCCTCGGCTTCGCGATCCGCGAGGGTGGCCGCACGGTGGGCGCGGGGACGGTGACGGAACTCGCGTAA
- a CDS encoding DNA alkylation repair protein, with product MTPVEPPVFPRSDLADTVLARLTAVYPTGADAGRAESAAAYMKGIAPFLGLCTGTRRDLSRSVLDGTAVPDEADCTAIALRCWELPQREYHYFAVDYLRRHVKRCSSGFLPVVRHLVVTVSWWDTVDALASHVVGPLVSADPGLKSVMDRWIEDDDLWVVRTALLHQLRYKDATDTERLFAYCLRRADHSDFFIRKAIGWCLREYGKTDPDAVRHFVERHRDRLAPLSVREALKNL from the coding sequence ATGACCCCGGTCGAACCGCCCGTCTTCCCTCGCAGCGATCTCGCCGACACTGTGCTCGCGCGCCTCACCGCCGTGTATCCGACCGGCGCCGACGCGGGGAGGGCCGAGTCGGCCGCCGCGTACATGAAGGGCATCGCGCCCTTTCTCGGGCTCTGTACCGGCACTCGCCGCGACCTCTCCCGCAGTGTGCTGGACGGAACCGCGGTCCCCGACGAGGCCGACTGCACGGCGATCGCCCTGCGCTGCTGGGAGCTGCCCCAGCGCGAATACCACTACTTCGCCGTCGACTATCTGCGCCGCCATGTGAAGCGCTGCTCCTCCGGCTTTCTGCCCGTCGTACGTCATCTCGTCGTCACCGTCTCCTGGTGGGACACCGTCGACGCGCTCGCCTCACATGTCGTCGGACCGCTCGTGAGCGCCGATCCCGGGCTGAAGTCCGTCATGGACCGCTGGATCGAGGACGACGATCTGTGGGTCGTGCGCACGGCGCTGCTGCATCAGCTCCGCTACAAGGACGCGACCGACACCGAACGGCTCTTCGCCTACTGCCTGCGCCGCGCCGACCACTCGGACTTCTTCATCCGCAAGGCGATCGGCTGGTGCCTGCGCGAGTACGGCAAGACCGATCCGGACGCGGTACGCCACTTCGTCGAGCGGCACCGGGACCGGCTGGCGCCGCTGTCCGTGCGTGAAGCACTCAAGAACCTGTGA
- a CDS encoding undecaprenyl-diphosphate phosphatase, with translation MSWFESFILGLVQGLTEFLPISSSAHLRLTAAFAGWEDPGAAFTAITQIGTETAVLIYFRKDIARIVSAWFRSLTNKELRSDHDAQMGWLVIVGSIPIGVLGVTFKDQIEGPFRDLRLIATTLIVMGIVLGIADRLAARDEDGGKHRAVKQRKTLKELGVRDGLIYGACQAMALIPGVSRSGATISGGLLMGYTREAAARYSFLLAIPAVLASGVFELKDASGGGHVDWPQTFFATIIAFAVGYAVIAWFMKFITTKSFMPFVIYRILLGILLFILVGTDALSPHAGESAG, from the coding sequence ATGTCTTGGTTCGAATCATTCATCCTCGGGCTCGTCCAGGGGCTGACCGAGTTCCTGCCGATCTCCTCCAGCGCGCACCTGCGGCTCACCGCCGCATTCGCCGGCTGGGAGGACCCGGGCGCCGCCTTCACCGCGATCACCCAGATCGGCACCGAGACGGCCGTCCTCATCTACTTCCGCAAGGACATCGCACGCATCGTCTCCGCCTGGTTCCGTTCCCTGACGAACAAGGAGCTGCGCAGTGACCACGACGCCCAGATGGGCTGGCTGGTCATCGTGGGCTCGATCCCGATCGGTGTGCTCGGCGTCACGTTCAAGGACCAGATCGAGGGACCGTTCCGAGATCTGCGGCTGATCGCCACAACCCTGATCGTGATGGGCATAGTCCTCGGCATCGCCGACCGTCTTGCCGCCCGTGACGAGGATGGCGGCAAGCACCGGGCCGTCAAGCAGCGCAAGACGCTGAAGGAGCTGGGTGTCAGGGACGGTCTGATCTACGGTGCCTGCCAGGCGATGGCCCTGATTCCGGGCGTCTCGCGCTCGGGCGCGACCATCAGCGGTGGTCTGCTGATGGGCTACACGCGTGAGGCGGCGGCTCGCTACTCGTTCCTGCTGGCCATCCCGGCCGTGCTGGCCTCGGGCGTCTTCGAGCTGAAGGACGCGAGCGGGGGCGGGCATGTGGACTGGCCGCAGACCTTCTTCGCCACGATCATCGCCTTCGCCGTGGGCTACGCGGTGATCGCCTGGTTCATGAAGTTCATCACTACGAAGAGCTTCATGCCCTTCGTGATCTACCGCATCCTGCTGGGAATCCTGCTGTTCATCCTGGTCGGAACGGATGCACTGAGCCCGCACGCGGGTGAGTCGGCCGGCTGA
- a CDS encoding TVP38/TMEM64 family protein: MLDPVPRPASGLAVRCTRALLSPWSRLSLLVAMLAAAAVTVVLYEPQRLLSAGWPPQLSGAAAVVLFGVAYGACTAAFVPRPLLNLAAGTLFGSQAGFVSALAGTVLGAGISFALGRLLGQDALRPLLRGRWLMAADTQLSRHGFRSMLALRLFPGVPFAAANYCAAVSRMGYVPFLLATALGSIPNTAAYVVAGSRAGSPTSPAFVVAMGFIVVTGLAAAWIAWCKRHRLRER, encoded by the coding sequence ATGCTCGACCCCGTCCCCCGCCCCGCATCGGGCCTCGCCGTGCGCTGCACGAGGGCACTGCTCTCACCGTGGTCGCGGCTGTCGCTTCTCGTGGCGATGCTGGCCGCCGCCGCGGTGACGGTCGTGTTGTACGAGCCGCAGCGGCTGCTCTCTGCGGGCTGGCCGCCGCAGCTGAGCGGAGCCGCGGCCGTGGTGCTGTTCGGCGTCGCGTACGGGGCGTGCACCGCGGCCTTCGTGCCGCGCCCGCTGCTCAACCTGGCGGCGGGCACGCTCTTCGGCTCACAGGCGGGGTTTGTCTCGGCGCTCGCCGGGACGGTGCTGGGTGCGGGTATCTCGTTCGCGCTGGGGCGGCTGCTCGGGCAGGACGCGCTGCGGCCGCTGCTGCGGGGGCGCTGGCTGATGGCGGCCGACACCCAGCTGAGCAGGCACGGCTTCCGCTCGATGCTGGCGCTGCGCCTCTTCCCCGGCGTGCCGTTCGCCGCGGCGAACTACTGCGCCGCCGTCTCCCGCATGGGCTATGTCCCCTTCCTGCTGGCGACGGCGCTCGGCTCGATCCCGAACACGGCGGCGTATGTGGTCGCGGGCAGCAGGGCCGGCTCGCCGACGTCCCCGGCGTTCGTGGTCGCGATGGGTTTCATCGTGGTGACGGGGCTGGCCGCGGCCTGGATCGCCTGGTGCAAACGGCACCGGCTGCGGGAGCGCTAG